The following coding sequences lie in one Rutidosis leptorrhynchoides isolate AG116_Rl617_1_P2 chromosome 6, CSIRO_AGI_Rlap_v1, whole genome shotgun sequence genomic window:
- the LOC139853774 gene encoding uncharacterized mitochondrial protein AtMg00810-like: MPSCHPCRTPVEPGAKLTCHGPPVKDPTLYRSLAGALQYLTFTRPDISYAVQQVCLFMHDPREQHLHALRRIIRYVQGTTDLGLQLYASSPTSLIAYSDADWAGCPTTRRSTSGYCVFLGNNLLSWSSKRQLTPSRSSGILVKGDRI, translated from the coding sequence ATGCCCTCATGTCACCCCTGCAGGACCCCAGTTGAACCAGGTGCTAAGCTTACTTGCCATGGTCCTCCTGTCAAGGATCCTACTCTCTATCGGAGCCTTGCAGGAGCACTACAGTATCTCACTTTCACTCGACCAGATATATCTTATGCTGTTCAGCAGGTGTGTCTCTTCATGCATGATCCTCGTGAACAACACTTACACGCGCTCAGACGGATCATCAGATATGTTCAGGGCACTACTGACCTTGGACTTCAGTTATATGCGTCCTCACCCACATCCTTGATTGCTTACTCTGATGCTGATTGGGCAGGTTGCCCCACCACTCGCCGATCCACTTCGGGATACTGCGTTTTTCTCGGCAACAACCTCCTCTCCTGGTCTTCCAAGCGCCAACTCACGCCCTCTCGCTCCAGTGGTATACTTGTAAAGGGGGATCGGATATAA